One Ricinus communis isolate WT05 ecotype wild-type chromosome 2, ASM1957865v1, whole genome shotgun sequence DNA segment encodes these proteins:
- the LOC8275777 gene encoding 26S proteasome regulatory subunit S10B homolog B translates to MSNDSEDAARRRNAVAEYRKKLLQHKELESRVRVVRESLRSAKKEFNKTEDDLKSLQSVGQIIGEVLRPLDNERLIVKASSGPRYVVGCRSKVDKEKLTAGTRVVLDMTTLTIMRALPREVDPVVYNMLHEDPGNVSYSAVGGLSDQIRELRESIELPLMNPELFLRVGIKPPKGVLLYGPPGTGKTLLARAIASNIDANFLKVVSSAIIDKYIGESARLIREMFGYARDHQPCIIFMDEIDAIGGRRFSEGTSADREIQRTLMELLNQLDGFDQLGKVKMIMATNRPDVLDPALLRPGRLDRKIEIPLPNEQSRMEILKIHAAGIAKHGEIDYEAVVKLAEGFNGADLRNVCTEAGMSAIRAERDYVIHEDFMKAVRKLNEAKKLESSAHYNADFGKE, encoded by the exons ATGAGCAACGACAGTGAAGATGCAGCACGACGTCGTAATGCGGTGGCTGAGTATCGCAAGAAGTTACTCCAGCACAAGGAGTTGGAATCCAGAGTACGAGTTG TGAGAGAAAGTCTGAGGTCTGCAAAGAAAGAGTTCAACAAGACAGAGGATGATTTGAAGTCTCTTCAAAGTGTTGGTCAGATCATTGGTGAAGTTCTCCGACCTCTTGACAATGAACGCT TAATTGTTAAAGCAAGCAGTGGACCCCGGTATGTGGTTGGCTGCCGCAGCAAGGTGGATAAGGAAAAACTGACTGCTGGAACTAGAGTGGTTCTTGATATGACAACACTCACAATTATGCGGGCTCTTCCACGCGAG GTAGATCCAGTTGTTTATAACATGCTGCATGAAGATCCTGGTAATGTGAGCTACTCAGCTGTGGGTGGTTTATCCGACCAAATTAGAGAGTTGAGGGAATCTATTGAGCTACCTCTTATGAACCCTGAGCTATTTCTTAGAGTGGGCATTAAACCTCCAAAG GGTGTCCTTCTCTATGGACCTCCTGGTACTGGAAAGACATTACTGGCTAGGGCTATTGCGAGTAACATAGATGCCAATTTTTTGAAA GTTGTTTCAAGTGccattattgataaatacattGGAGAAAGTGCTAGGTTGATAAGAGAAATGTTTGGCTATGCACGAGATCATCAA CCATGCATCATTTTCATGGATGAGATTGATGCCATTGGTGGACGACGTTTTAGTGAAGGAACAAGTGCTGATCGTGAAATTCAAAGGACCCTGATGGAGTTACTTAATCAACTTGATGGATTTGATCAGCTTGGGAAG GTTAAAATGATAATGGCAACAAACCGACCTGATGTTCTTGATCCTGCACTTCTTCGTCCGGGGAGGTTAGACAGGAAAATAGAGATTCCATTGCCAAATGAGCAATCAAGAATGGAAATCCTTAAGATTCATGCTGCTGGCATTGCCAAGCACGGGGAGATTGACTATGAGGCTGTTGTGAAACTTGCAGAG GGTTTTAATGGAGCTGATCTGCGCAATGTTTGCACGGAGGCTGGAATGTCTGCAATTCGTGCAGAACGTGATTATGTCATTCATGAAGATTTTATGAAG GCTGTAAGGAAGCTTAATGAGGCGAAGAAACTTGAATCAAGCGCACACTATAATGCTGATTTTGGGAAGGAGTAG